The following coding sequences are from one Thunnus maccoyii chromosome 17, fThuMac1.1, whole genome shotgun sequence window:
- the LOC121882065 gene encoding zinc-binding protein A33-like, translated as MAANESPSEVDCSCPVCCDIFKDPVVLLCGHSFCKHCLQEWWRQSRLQTCPVCKEIFPMAQPPRNLALRNLSDTLRQERIQRATTGSKEFCSLHSEKLKLFCQDDQELICVICRDAKKHKKHNCVPINEAAQDHRTKLKVQLMHLKSKRGSFKEEKLKCDKMASHITLQAQQTEKAIKGEFQKLYQFLRAEEAARIDAVRKEATLKSEAMRIRIVNLTAESSSLSDKIKTIEQEMKEEDISFMLNVKSSMKRSQCNLPEPETPSGALIDEAKQLGNLQFTVWWKMKNIIQYTPVILDPNTSGELLTLSENLTRSTSGMKSQQLPYNPERQSNLTVLGYEGFSSGKHSWDVEVVRAFWAVGVAARTKHQTSEKVWGICLYEEFPGPLLELPTEKNLGYISEMIKKVRVQLDYDQGKLSFFCLDRKTLLHTIEYTFTEPVFPFLHRCAKILPAELSVRIRQPK; from the exons ATGGCTGCCAATGAATCGCCATCTGAAGTGGACTGCTCCTGTCCTGTGTGCTGTGACATATTTAAGGATCCTGTGGTCTTGTTGTGTGGTCACAGCTTCTGCAAGCACTGTCTTCAGGAGTGGTGGAGACAGAGTAGACTCCAGACGTGCCCGGTCTGTAAGGAAATATTTCCAATGGCTCAGCCTCCACGTAATCTGGCACTGAGAAATCTTTCTGACACCTTGAGACAAGAGAGGATTCAGAGAGCTACGACAGGATCTAAAGAGTTCTGCAGTCTGCACAGTGAGAAACTCAAGCTCTTCTGTCAAGATGATCAAGAGCTCATCTGTGTGATTTGTAGGGAtgcaaaaaaacataagaaacatAACTGTGTCCCCATCAATGAAGCAGCACAAGACCATAGG ACCAAACTGAAGGTTCAGCTGATGCATTTAAAAAGCAAACGGGGGTCattcaaagaagaaaaactcaAGTGTGATAAAATGGCCAGCCACATCACA CTCCAGGCCCAGCAGACTGAGAAGGCGATAAAAGGGGAGTTTCAAAAGCTGTACCAGTTCCTGCGGGCAGAAGAGGCTGCAAGGATTGATGCTGTGAGGAAAGAGGCGACACTCAAGAGTGAGGCAATGAGGATCAGGATTGTAAATCTGACTGCAGAGTCTTCCTCACTCTCAGACAAAATCAAAACCATAGAGcaagaaatgaaagaagaagacatctcATTTATGCTG AATGTCAAATCCTCTATGAAGCG ATCCCAATGCAACCTGCCAGAACCAGAGACTCCATCAGGAGCCCTGATCGATGAGGCCAAACAGCTGGGGAACCTGCAGTTCACAGTCTGGTGGAAGATGAAGAACATAATACAGTACA CTCCTGTAATTCTGGATCCAAATACAAGCGGCGAACTTCTGACTCTATCAGAGAATTTGACTCGTTCGACATCCGGAATGAAGTCTCAGCAGCTCCCTTACAACCCAGAGAGACAATCCAACTTGACTGTTCTTGGATATGAAGGCTTTAGCTCTGGGAAACACAGCTGGGATGTGGAGGTGGTGAGAGCTTTTTGGGCTGTTGGTGTGGCTGCTAGAACCAAGCATCAAACATCTGAAAAGGTCTGGGGCATTTGCCTGTATGAAGAGTTTCCAGGACCTTTGTTGGAACTTCCTACAGAAAAAAACTTAGGTTACATTTCTGAGATGATCAAAAAGGTCAGAGTGCAGTTAGATTATGATCAAGgaaaactgtcatttttttgcCTTGATAGGAAAACACTTCTACATACCATTGAATACACTTTCACAGAAcctgtttttccatttcttcaTAGATGTGCAAAAATCCTTCCGGCTGAATTGTCAGTGAGGATAAGACAACCCAAATAA
- the LOC121882066 gene encoding E3 ubiquitin-protein ligase TRIM35-like, producing MAANESPSEVDCSCPVCCDIFKDPVVLLCGHSFCKYCLQEWWRQSKLQTCPVCKEIFPMAQPPRNLALRNLSDTLRQERSQRATTGSKEFCSLHSEKLKLFCQDDQEPICVICRDAKKHKKHNCVPINEAAKDHRTKLKVQLMHLKSKQGSFKAEKLECDKMASHITLQAQQTEKTIKKEFQKLYQFLRAEEAARIDAVRKEATLKSEAMKIRIVNLTAESSSLSDKIKTIQGEMKTEDISLMLNVKSSMKRSQCNLPKPETPSGALIDEAKHLGNLQFKVWRKMKSIIQYTPVTLDPNSGGSSLTISEQMTRSTVAPLWQPHLDNPERSEYRSVFGSEGFSSGKHSWDVEVRDYWSVGVATRTEPFTSENIWAIELCVCANTLFEHTSGSTKTISTDSFPQRVRVQLDYDQGILSFFDLDRKTLVRTIKDTFTKPVFPFFCDNAKILPAELSVTVRQPR from the exons ATGGCTGCCAATGAATCGCCATCTGAAGTGGATTGCTCCTGTCCTGTGTGCTGTGACATATTTAAGGATCCTGTGGTCTTGTTGTGTGGTCACAGCTTCTGCAAGTACTGTCTTCAGGAGTggtggagacaaagtaaactcCAGACGTGCCCGGTCTGTAAGGAAATATTTCCAATGGCTCAGCCTCCACGTAATCTGGCACTGAGAAATCTTTCTGACACCTTGAGACAAGAGAGGAGTCAGAGAGCTACGACAGGATCTAAAGAGTTCTGCAGTCTGCACAGTGAGAAACTCAAGCTCTTCTGTCAGGATGATCAAGAGCCCATCTGTGTGATTTGTAGGGAtgcaaaaaaacataagaaacatAACTGTGTCCCCATCAATGAAGCAGCAAAAGACCATAGG ACCAAACTGAAGGTTCAGCTGATgcatttaaaaagcaaacaggGGTCATTCAAAGCAGAAAAACTTGAGTGTGATAAAATGGCCAGCCACATCACA CTCCAGGCCCAGCAGACTGAGAAGACAATAAAAAAGGAGTTTCAAAAGCTGTACCAGTTCCTGCGGGCAGAAGAGGCTGCAAGGATTGATGCTGTGAGGAAAGAGGCGACACTCAAGAGTGAGGCAATGAAGATCAGGATTGTAAACCTGACTGCAGAGTCCTCCTCACTCTCAGACAAAATCAAAACCATACAGGGGGAAATGAAAACTGAAGACATCTCATTAATGCTG AATGTCAAATCCTCTATGAAGCG ATCCCAATGCAACCTGCCAAAACCAGAAACTCCATCAGGAGCCCTGATCGATGAGGCCAAACACCTGGGGAACCTGCAGTTCAAAGTctggaggaagatgaagagtaTAATACAGTATA CTCCTGTAACTCTAGACCCCAACTCTGGTGGCTCATCATTGACTATATCAGAACAGATGACGCGTTCAACAGTAGCACCACTGTGGCAGCCACACCTTGACAACCCAGAAAGATCAGAGTATCGGAGTGTTTTTGGCTCTGAAGGCTTTAGCTCTGGGAAACACAGCTGGGATGTGGAGGTGCGTGATTATTGGTCTGTTGGTGTGGCTACTAGAACCGAGCCTTTTACCTCTGAAAACATCTGGGCCAtcgaactgtgtgtgtgtgctaacaCTTTATTTGAACATACTTCAGGGAGTACGAAAACCATATCTACAGATTCATTTCCCCAGAGGGTGAGAGTGCAGCTAGATTATGACCAAGGAATACTATCATTTTTTGACCTGGATAGGAAAACACTTGTCCGCACTATCAAAGACACTTTCACAAAacctgtttttccatttttctgtgaCAATGCAAAAATCCTTCCAGCTGAATTGTCAGTGACGGTGAGACAACCCAGATAA